A single genomic interval of Natator depressus isolate rNatDep1 chromosome 14, rNatDep2.hap1, whole genome shotgun sequence harbors:
- the BTBD17 gene encoding BTB/POZ domain-containing protein 17 isoform X2, translated as MAGLLGARPAVPRQGGCGWATLLLLLLPVQAAQKADLSGEAAGATLNHSLALLHRLQELLQKGNASDTTLRVRTAGSDEVKVFHAHQLLLTLQSAAFERLLHNQTAVTLYEPADSAALFEKFIRYLYCGEISILLHQAIPLHRLASKYRVSTLQRGVAEYMKSHLASESSQGHVVGWYHYAVKIGDVGLQESCLQFLAWNLSAVMGGAEWATASAELLGLLLERSDLVLHSELELYTAVEEWVGRKQPEAPVAVQLLRSIRYAMIPPGHLFHLQKQSAVMVRHYGAIQDLLFQAFQFHSASPLHFAKYFDVNCSMFLPRNYLSGSWGAPWVISNPARDDRSTSFQTQLGPSNHDASKRVTWNVLFSPRWLPVSLRPVYSDSVSGAIQSIRIEDGRPRLVITPAMTSSDFAGVSFQKTVLVGVRQQGRIFVKHAYSFHQSTDELADFLAHADLQKRTSEYLIDNSLHLHLIVKPVYHSLIKVRK; from the exons ATGGCTGGGCTGCTGGGGGCCAGGCCGGCCGTGCCCCGGCAAGGGGGCTGCGGCTGGGCCACCTTGCTGCTGCTCTTACTCCCCGTCCAAGCAG CCCAGAAGGCGGATCTCAGCGGCGAGGCCGCCGGGGCCACCCTTAACCACTCGCTGGCACTGCTCCACCggctgcaggagctgctgcagaaggGCAACGCCAGCGACACCACGCTGCGGGTGCGCACCGCCGGCTCCGACGAGGTCAAGGTCTTCCACGCCCACCAGCTGCTCCTGACCCTGCAGAGCGCAGCCTTCGAGCGCCTCCTGCACAACCAGACCGCGGTGACGCTGTACGAGCCGGCCGACAGCGCCGCGCTCTTCGAGAAGTtcatcag GTATCTGTACTGTGGGGAGATCTCCATCCTGTTGCACCAGGCCATCCCTCTGCACCGGCTCGCTAGCAAATATCGCGTCTCCACGCTCCAGCGCGGGGTGGCCGAGTACATGAAGAGCCACCTGGCCAGCGAGTCCAGCCAGGGCCACGTGGTCGGCTGGTATCACTACGCGGTGAAGATCGGGGATGTGGGCTTGCAGGAGAGCTGCCTGCAGTTCCTGGCCTGGAACCTCTCGGCCGTCATGGGTGGCGCCGAGTGGGCCACGGCGAGCgcagagctgctggggctgctgctggagcgcTCCGACCTGGTGCTGCACAGCGAGCTGGAGCTGTACACCGCCGTCGAGGAGTGGGTGGGCCGCAAGCAGCCCGAAGCCCCCGTGGCGGTGCAGCTGCTGCGCTCCATCCGCTACGCCATGATCCCCCCCGGCCACCTCTTCCACCTGCAGAAGCAGTCGGCGGTGATGGTGCGTCACTACGGCGCCATCCAGGACCTGCTCTTCCAGGCCTTCCAGTTCCACTCCGCCTCCCCCCTCCACTTCGCCAAGTACTTCGACGTCAACTGCAGCATGTTCCTGCCCCGCAACTACCTCTCCGGCTCCTGGGGCGCCCCGTGGGTCATCAGCAACCCGGCCCGCGACGACCGCAGCACCAGCTTCCAAACGCAGCTGGGCCCCAGCAACCACGACGCCAGCAAGCGGGTCACCTGGAACGTCCTCTTCTCCCCGCGCTGGCTGCCCGTCAGCCTGCGCCCCGTCTACTCAGACTCTGTCTCCGGAGCCATCCAGTCCATCCGGATCGAGGACGGGCGGCCCCGGCTGGTGATCACCCCGGCTATGACCAGCTCCGACTTCGCGGGCGTCAGCTTCCAGAAGACCGTCCTGGTGGGGGTGCGGCAGCAGGGGCGAATCTTCGTGAAACACGCCTACAGCTTCCACCAGAGCACGGACGAGCTGGCCGATTTCCTGGCACACGCCGACCTGCAGAAGCGCACCTCCGAGTACCTGATCGACAACTCCCTGCACCTGCACCTGATTGTCAAGCCCGTCTACCACTCGCTGATCAAGGTCAGGAAGTAG
- the BTBD17 gene encoding BTB/POZ domain-containing protein 17 isoform X1: MAGLLGARPAVPRQGGCGWATLLLLLLPVQAAQKADLSGEAAGATLNHSLALLHRLQELLQKGNASDTTLRVRTAGSDEVKVFHAHQLLLTLQSAAFERLLHNQTAVTLYEPADSAALFEKFIRYLYCGEISILLHQAIPLHRLASKYRVSTLQRGVAEYMKSHLASESSQGHVVGWYHYAVKIGDVGLQESCLQFLAWNLSAVMGGAEWATASAELLGLLLERSDLVLHSELELYTAVEEWVGRKQPEAPVAVQLLRSIRYAMIPPGHLFHLQKQSAVMVRHYGAIQDLLFQAFQFHSASPLHFAKYFDVNCSMFLPRNYLSGSWGAPWVISNPARDDRSTSFQTQLGPSNHDASKRVTWNVLFSPRWLPVSLRPVYSDSVSGAIQSIRIEDGRPRLVITPAMTSSDFAGVSFQKTVLVGVRQQGRIFVKHAYSFHQSTDELADFLAHADLQKRTSEYLIDNSLHLHLIVKPVYHSLIKGPDGQTDTSCFSLSRRPQASPGRQMPLTSTSK; this comes from the exons ATGGCTGGGCTGCTGGGGGCCAGGCCGGCCGTGCCCCGGCAAGGGGGCTGCGGCTGGGCCACCTTGCTGCTGCTCTTACTCCCCGTCCAAGCAG CCCAGAAGGCGGATCTCAGCGGCGAGGCCGCCGGGGCCACCCTTAACCACTCGCTGGCACTGCTCCACCggctgcaggagctgctgcagaaggGCAACGCCAGCGACACCACGCTGCGGGTGCGCACCGCCGGCTCCGACGAGGTCAAGGTCTTCCACGCCCACCAGCTGCTCCTGACCCTGCAGAGCGCAGCCTTCGAGCGCCTCCTGCACAACCAGACCGCGGTGACGCTGTACGAGCCGGCCGACAGCGCCGCGCTCTTCGAGAAGTtcatcag GTATCTGTACTGTGGGGAGATCTCCATCCTGTTGCACCAGGCCATCCCTCTGCACCGGCTCGCTAGCAAATATCGCGTCTCCACGCTCCAGCGCGGGGTGGCCGAGTACATGAAGAGCCACCTGGCCAGCGAGTCCAGCCAGGGCCACGTGGTCGGCTGGTATCACTACGCGGTGAAGATCGGGGATGTGGGCTTGCAGGAGAGCTGCCTGCAGTTCCTGGCCTGGAACCTCTCGGCCGTCATGGGTGGCGCCGAGTGGGCCACGGCGAGCgcagagctgctggggctgctgctggagcgcTCCGACCTGGTGCTGCACAGCGAGCTGGAGCTGTACACCGCCGTCGAGGAGTGGGTGGGCCGCAAGCAGCCCGAAGCCCCCGTGGCGGTGCAGCTGCTGCGCTCCATCCGCTACGCCATGATCCCCCCCGGCCACCTCTTCCACCTGCAGAAGCAGTCGGCGGTGATGGTGCGTCACTACGGCGCCATCCAGGACCTGCTCTTCCAGGCCTTCCAGTTCCACTCCGCCTCCCCCCTCCACTTCGCCAAGTACTTCGACGTCAACTGCAGCATGTTCCTGCCCCGCAACTACCTCTCCGGCTCCTGGGGCGCCCCGTGGGTCATCAGCAACCCGGCCCGCGACGACCGCAGCACCAGCTTCCAAACGCAGCTGGGCCCCAGCAACCACGACGCCAGCAAGCGGGTCACCTGGAACGTCCTCTTCTCCCCGCGCTGGCTGCCCGTCAGCCTGCGCCCCGTCTACTCAGACTCTGTCTCCGGAGCCATCCAGTCCATCCGGATCGAGGACGGGCGGCCCCGGCTGGTGATCACCCCGGCTATGACCAGCTCCGACTTCGCGGGCGTCAGCTTCCAGAAGACCGTCCTGGTGGGGGTGCGGCAGCAGGGGCGAATCTTCGTGAAACACGCCTACAGCTTCCACCAGAGCACGGACGAGCTGGCCGATTTCCTGGCACACGCCGACCTGCAGAAGCGCACCTCCGAGTACCTGATCGACAACTCCCTGCACCTGCACCTGATTGTCAAGCCCGTCTACCACTCGCTGATCAAG GGACCtgacggacagacagacaccaGCTGCTTCTCTTTGTCCAGGAGGCCCCAGGCATCACCCGGGAGACAAATGCCACTTACATCAACTTCCAAATAA
- the KIF19 gene encoding kinesin-like protein KIF19 isoform X1, whose translation MKEVKESRDQQLTVALRIRPISMVELEEGATLIAHKVDEQVVVLMDPMEDPEDILRANRSREKSYVFDLAFDFTATQEMVYRATTKGLIEGVISGYNATVFAYGPTGCGKTYTMLGTDHEPGIYARTLHDLFRAIEETSDDMEYEVSMSYLEIYNEMIRDLLNPSLGFLELREDAKGVIQVAGITEVSTINAKEVMQLLLKGNKQRMQEPTAANQTSSRSHAVLQVTVRQKPRIRNIMQEVRVGRLFMIDLAGSERASQTQNRGQRMKEGAHINRSLLALGNCINALSDKGAPKYVNYRDSKLTRLLKDSLGGNSRTVMIAHISPASSAFEESRSTLTYADRAKSIKTTVKRNLLNVSYHIAQYTSIISDLRSEIQRLKCKIDAQGPRPARGERGDIRHIQAEVQLHSSLCDRQEMDQLREQLIGAFQEQMDLRRQLMELENSYMEIQIESTRHLLTIADWEQEKRHRVQKCREELRKEESEKDSDTGDEQPDAPEPQEVSSARENIAALMGEQKKLRKQKAELEKRFREIRQRGRRLEEVLPRRISSEEQREVLSLLCKVHELELENTEMQSSALLKDGVIRHKDYVVRRFEQHRSLCDRIIQQQRQIIHEYHLSVPHHLEELYEIYLRELEEGSLDRVASLDRVAAKALKDTSLPKIPHLPAAESALDSDQESVRTLGSEHQPLLRRDSRRQALPPLVLDAESDPAQVFRTSPRVRQIKSSAVLTPPPIHVNGMVTQEYLHRGSLASLESPPNSSPDSSENCSDVALTRRERREILSSTKNIAVKAARRRSRVLESDRLHLLEPMKERSSLSLYSLSESEDPLSPETPASRRPPCPGLQHAASEDNLSSSTGETASRAEGPCPSHSPGPWLRGHKEAGKKLEKREESLDGRRRKRRSRSFEVTGHGLSGPKTNVTRCHPLESNSEHRMAAGGQPAPHPRALGKAKGRLPQSQHAGLGDPASLPLALPPPGNLKKGPQPSQHPRLSYITLNGTNAYAKDGRSRRY comes from the exons ATGAAGGAGGTGAAGGAGTCCAGAGACCAGCAACTCACG GTGGCCCTTCGGATCCGTCCAATCAGCATGGTGGAGCTGGAGGAAGGAGCTACTCTCATAGCTCATAAAGTGGATGAACAG GTAGTGGTGCTCATGGACCCCATGGAGGACCCCGAGGACATCCTGCGAGCCAACCGCTCCCGCGAGAAATCCTATGTCTTTGACTTGGCCTTTGACTTCACGGCAACTCAG GAGATGGTCTATCGCGCCACCACCAAGGGCCTGATCGAAGGTGTCATCTCTGGGTACAACGCAACCGTCTTCGCCTACGGCCCCACCG GCTGCGGGAAGACGTACACCATGCTGGGCACAGACCATGAGCCCGGCATCTACGCACGCACCCTCCATGACCTGTTCAGAGCCATTGAGGAGACCAGCGATGACATGGAGTATGAGGTGTCGATGTCCTACCTCGAG ATCTACAACGAGATGATCCGGGACTTGCTCAACCCGTCGCTGGGCTTCCTGGAGCTGCGGGAGGACGCCAAGGGAGTGATCCAGGTGGCGGGGATCACGGAAGTCTCCACCATCAACGCCAAGGAG GTcatgcagctgctgctgaaggggaacaagcagaggatgcaggaGCCCACGGCCGCCAACCAGACGTCGTCGCGGTCCCACGCTGTGCTGCAGGTCACCGTCCGCCAGAAGCCCCGCATCAGGAACATCATGCAGGAGGTGCGGGTGGGGCGGCTCTTCATGATCGACCTGGCTGGCTCCGAGAGGGCATCTCAG accCAGAACCGTGGGCAGAGGATGAAGGAGGGAGCCCACATCAACCGCTCGCTGCTGGCGCTGGGGAACTGCATCAACGCCCTGAGCGACAAGGGGGCCCCCAAGTACGTCAACTACCGCGACAGCAAGCTCACCCGCCTCCTGAAG GACTCCCTCGGGGGCAACAGCCGCACAGTCATGATCGCCCACATCAGCCCCGCCAGCAGCGCCTTCGAGGAGTCCCGCAGCACCCTCACCTACGCCGACCGCGCCAAGAGCATCAAAACCACG GTGAAGCGGAACCTGCTCAATGTCTCGTACCACATTGCCCAGTACACCAGCATCATCTCGGACCTGCGCAGCGAGATCCAGCGCCTCAAGTGCAAGATCGATGCGCAGGGGCCGCGCCCGGCCCGGGGCGAGCGGGGTGACATCCGCCACATCCAAG CCGAGgtgcagctccacagctccctCTGCGACCGGCAGGAGATGGACCAGCTGCGGGAACAGCTGATCGGCGCCTTCCAGGAGCAGATGGACCTGCGGCGCCAGCTGATGGAGCTGGAGAACAGCTACATGGAGATCCAGATCGAGAGCACCCGGCACCTGCTGACCATTGCGGA CTGGGAACAGGAGAAGAGGCACCGGGTGCAGAAGTGCAGGGAGGAGCTGAGGAAGGAAGAGAGCGAGAAGGATTCGGACACCGGGGATGAGCAGCCGGACGCGCCGGAGCCACAGGAAGTGAGCTCGGCCAGGGAGAACATCGCCGCCCTCATGGGGGAGCAGAAGAAGCTGCGCAAGCAAAAG GCGGAGCTGGAGAAGCGGTTCAGGGAGATCCGCCAGCGGGGGCGGCGGCTGGAGGAGGTCCTGCCTCGGCGCATCAGCTCGGAGGAGCAGCGCGAGGTGCTGAGCCTGCTCTGCAAGGTGCACGAGCTGGAGCTGGAGAACACGGAGATGCAGTCCAGCGCCCTGCTGAAGGACGGCGTCATCCGCCACAAGGACTACGTGGTGCGGCGCTTCGAGCAGCACCGCAGCCTCTGCGACCGCATCATCCAGCAGCAGAGGCAGATCATCCACG AATATCACCTCTCAGTCCCGCACCACCTGGAGGAGCTGTATGAGATCTACCTgcgggagctggaggagggcagCCTGGACCGGGTTGCCAGCCTGGACCGCGTGGCTGCCAAAGCCCTGAAG GATACGTCTCTGCCCAAGATCCCCCACCTCCCGGCTGCTGAGAGCGCCCTGGACTCCGACCAGGAGAGCGTGAGGACGCTGGGCTCggagcaccagccactgctgcgGCGTGACTCCCGCAGGCAGGCCCTGCCGCCCCTCGTGCTGGACGCAGAGAG CGACCCGGCCCAGGTGTTCAGGACCAGCCCTCGGGTGCGGCAGATCAAGAGTTCGGCTGTGCTGACCCCGCCCCCCATCCACGTGAACGGCATGGTGACCCAAGAG TACCTGCACCGGGGGAGCCTGGCCAGCCTGGAGAgcccccccaactcctccccgGACAGCAGCGAGAACTGCTCGGACGTCGCCCTGACGCGCAGAG AGCGCAGGGAGATCCTGAGCAGCACCAAAAACATTGCGGTGAAGGCTGCCCGGCGCCGCTCCAGGGTGCTGGAGTCCGACCGGCTGCACCTGCTGGAGCCCATGAAGGAGCGGAGCAGCCTGTCGCTGTACTCCCTGAGCGAGAGCGAAGACCCCCTCTCCCCAGAGACCCCCGCCTCCCGGCGCCCGCCCTGCCCCGGCCTGCAGCATGCCGCCAGCGAGGACAACCTGTCCAGCAGCACCGGGGAGACGGCCTCGCGGGCCGagggcccctgccccagccactccCCCGGGCCCTGGCTCCGGGGGCACAAGGAGGCTGGCAAGAAgctggagaagagggaggagTCGCTGGACGGCAGAAGGCGGAAACGACGGTCCAGGTCCTTCGAGGTCACCGGCCACGGG ctctcagGACCGAAGACCAACGTAACCCGGTGCCACCCCCTCGAGAGCAACTCCGAGCACAGGATGGCAGCGGGGGGGCAGCCAGCGCCACACCCCCGGGCGCTTGGCAAAGCCAAAGGGAGGCTCCCACAGAGCCAGCATGCAG gtcTGGGGGACCCAGCATCTCTCCCACtcgccctccctcctcccggcAACTTGAAGAaaggcccccagcccagccagcaccCCCGCCTGAGCTACATCACGCTGAACGGCACCAACGCTTACGCCAAGGACGGCAGGAGCCGGCGCTATTGA
- the KIF19 gene encoding kinesin-like protein KIF19 isoform X2 — MKEVKESRDQQLTVALRIRPISMVELEEGATLIAHKVDEQVVVLMDPMEDPEDILRANRSREKSYVFDLAFDFTATQEMVYRATTKGLIEGVISGYNATVFAYGPTGCGKTYTMLGTDHEPGIYARTLHDLFRAIEETSDDMEYEVSMSYLEIYNEMIRDLLNPSLGFLELREDAKGVIQVAGITEVSTINAKEVMQLLLKGNKQRMQEPTAANQTSSRSHAVLQVTVRQKPRIRNIMQEVRVGRLFMIDLAGSERASQTQNRGQRMKEGAHINRSLLALGNCINALSDKGAPKYVNYRDSKLTRLLKDSLGGNSRTVMIAHISPASSAFEESRSTLTYADRAKSIKTTVKRNLLNVSYHIAQYTSIISDLRSEIQRLKCKIDAQGPRPARGERGDIRHIQAEVQLHSSLCDRQEMDQLREQLIGAFQEQMDLRRQLMELENSYMEIQIESTRHLLTIADWEQEKRHRVQKCREELRKEESEKDSDTGDEQPDAPEPQEVSSARENIAALMGEQKKLRKQKAELEKRFREIRQRGRRLEEVLPRRISSEEQREVLSLLCKVHELELENTEMQSSALLKDGVIRHKDYVVRRFEQHRSLCDRIIQQQRQIIHEYHLSVPHHLEELYEIYLRELEEGSLDRVASLDRVAAKALKDTSLPKIPHLPAAESALDSDQESVRTLGSEHQPLLRRDSRRQALPPLVLDAESDPAQVFRTSPRVRQIKSSAVLTPPPIHVNGMVTQEYLHRGSLASLESPPNSSPDSSENCSDVALTRRERREILSSTKNIAVKAARRRSRVLESDRLHLLEPMKERSSLSLYSLSESEDPLSPETPASRRPPCPGLQHAASEDNLSSSTGETASRAEGPCPSHSPGPWLRGHKEAGKKLEKREESLDGRRRKRRSRSFEVTGHGVWGTQHLSHSPSLLPAT, encoded by the exons ATGAAGGAGGTGAAGGAGTCCAGAGACCAGCAACTCACG GTGGCCCTTCGGATCCGTCCAATCAGCATGGTGGAGCTGGAGGAAGGAGCTACTCTCATAGCTCATAAAGTGGATGAACAG GTAGTGGTGCTCATGGACCCCATGGAGGACCCCGAGGACATCCTGCGAGCCAACCGCTCCCGCGAGAAATCCTATGTCTTTGACTTGGCCTTTGACTTCACGGCAACTCAG GAGATGGTCTATCGCGCCACCACCAAGGGCCTGATCGAAGGTGTCATCTCTGGGTACAACGCAACCGTCTTCGCCTACGGCCCCACCG GCTGCGGGAAGACGTACACCATGCTGGGCACAGACCATGAGCCCGGCATCTACGCACGCACCCTCCATGACCTGTTCAGAGCCATTGAGGAGACCAGCGATGACATGGAGTATGAGGTGTCGATGTCCTACCTCGAG ATCTACAACGAGATGATCCGGGACTTGCTCAACCCGTCGCTGGGCTTCCTGGAGCTGCGGGAGGACGCCAAGGGAGTGATCCAGGTGGCGGGGATCACGGAAGTCTCCACCATCAACGCCAAGGAG GTcatgcagctgctgctgaaggggaacaagcagaggatgcaggaGCCCACGGCCGCCAACCAGACGTCGTCGCGGTCCCACGCTGTGCTGCAGGTCACCGTCCGCCAGAAGCCCCGCATCAGGAACATCATGCAGGAGGTGCGGGTGGGGCGGCTCTTCATGATCGACCTGGCTGGCTCCGAGAGGGCATCTCAG accCAGAACCGTGGGCAGAGGATGAAGGAGGGAGCCCACATCAACCGCTCGCTGCTGGCGCTGGGGAACTGCATCAACGCCCTGAGCGACAAGGGGGCCCCCAAGTACGTCAACTACCGCGACAGCAAGCTCACCCGCCTCCTGAAG GACTCCCTCGGGGGCAACAGCCGCACAGTCATGATCGCCCACATCAGCCCCGCCAGCAGCGCCTTCGAGGAGTCCCGCAGCACCCTCACCTACGCCGACCGCGCCAAGAGCATCAAAACCACG GTGAAGCGGAACCTGCTCAATGTCTCGTACCACATTGCCCAGTACACCAGCATCATCTCGGACCTGCGCAGCGAGATCCAGCGCCTCAAGTGCAAGATCGATGCGCAGGGGCCGCGCCCGGCCCGGGGCGAGCGGGGTGACATCCGCCACATCCAAG CCGAGgtgcagctccacagctccctCTGCGACCGGCAGGAGATGGACCAGCTGCGGGAACAGCTGATCGGCGCCTTCCAGGAGCAGATGGACCTGCGGCGCCAGCTGATGGAGCTGGAGAACAGCTACATGGAGATCCAGATCGAGAGCACCCGGCACCTGCTGACCATTGCGGA CTGGGAACAGGAGAAGAGGCACCGGGTGCAGAAGTGCAGGGAGGAGCTGAGGAAGGAAGAGAGCGAGAAGGATTCGGACACCGGGGATGAGCAGCCGGACGCGCCGGAGCCACAGGAAGTGAGCTCGGCCAGGGAGAACATCGCCGCCCTCATGGGGGAGCAGAAGAAGCTGCGCAAGCAAAAG GCGGAGCTGGAGAAGCGGTTCAGGGAGATCCGCCAGCGGGGGCGGCGGCTGGAGGAGGTCCTGCCTCGGCGCATCAGCTCGGAGGAGCAGCGCGAGGTGCTGAGCCTGCTCTGCAAGGTGCACGAGCTGGAGCTGGAGAACACGGAGATGCAGTCCAGCGCCCTGCTGAAGGACGGCGTCATCCGCCACAAGGACTACGTGGTGCGGCGCTTCGAGCAGCACCGCAGCCTCTGCGACCGCATCATCCAGCAGCAGAGGCAGATCATCCACG AATATCACCTCTCAGTCCCGCACCACCTGGAGGAGCTGTATGAGATCTACCTgcgggagctggaggagggcagCCTGGACCGGGTTGCCAGCCTGGACCGCGTGGCTGCCAAAGCCCTGAAG GATACGTCTCTGCCCAAGATCCCCCACCTCCCGGCTGCTGAGAGCGCCCTGGACTCCGACCAGGAGAGCGTGAGGACGCTGGGCTCggagcaccagccactgctgcgGCGTGACTCCCGCAGGCAGGCCCTGCCGCCCCTCGTGCTGGACGCAGAGAG CGACCCGGCCCAGGTGTTCAGGACCAGCCCTCGGGTGCGGCAGATCAAGAGTTCGGCTGTGCTGACCCCGCCCCCCATCCACGTGAACGGCATGGTGACCCAAGAG TACCTGCACCGGGGGAGCCTGGCCAGCCTGGAGAgcccccccaactcctccccgGACAGCAGCGAGAACTGCTCGGACGTCGCCCTGACGCGCAGAG AGCGCAGGGAGATCCTGAGCAGCACCAAAAACATTGCGGTGAAGGCTGCCCGGCGCCGCTCCAGGGTGCTGGAGTCCGACCGGCTGCACCTGCTGGAGCCCATGAAGGAGCGGAGCAGCCTGTCGCTGTACTCCCTGAGCGAGAGCGAAGACCCCCTCTCCCCAGAGACCCCCGCCTCCCGGCGCCCGCCCTGCCCCGGCCTGCAGCATGCCGCCAGCGAGGACAACCTGTCCAGCAGCACCGGGGAGACGGCCTCGCGGGCCGagggcccctgccccagccactccCCCGGGCCCTGGCTCCGGGGGCACAAGGAGGCTGGCAAGAAgctggagaagagggaggagTCGCTGGACGGCAGAAGGCGGAAACGACGGTCCAGGTCCTTCGAGGTCACCGGCCACGGG gtcTGGGGGACCCAGCATCTCTCCCACtcgccctccctcctcccggcAACTTGA